In Lutra lutra chromosome 6, mLutLut1.2, whole genome shotgun sequence, the following are encoded in one genomic region:
- the LOC125103117 gene encoding LOW QUALITY PROTEIN: T-complex protein 1 subunit beta-like (The sequence of the model RefSeq protein was modified relative to this genomic sequence to represent the inferred CDS: inserted 1 base in 1 codon) yields MASLSLAPVNIFKAGADEERAETARLSSFIGAIAVGDLVKSTLGPKGMDKILLSSGRDASLMVTNDGATILKNIGVDNPAAKVLVDMSRVQDDEXGDGTTSVTVLAAELLREAESLIAKKIHPQTIIEGWREATKAARQALLNSAVDHGSDEVKFRQDLMNIAGTTLSSKLLTHHKDHFTQLAVEAVLRLKGSGNLEAIHVIKKLGGSLADSYLDEGFLLDKKIGVNQPKRIENAKILIANTGMDTDKIKIFGSRVRVDSTAKVAEIEHAEKEKMKEKVERILKHGINCFINRQLIYNYPEQLFGAAGVMAIEHADFAGVERLALVTGGEIASTFDHPELVKLGSCKLIEEVMIGEDKLIHFSGVALGEACTIVLRGATQQILDEAERSLHDALCVLAQTVKDSRTVYGGGCSEMLMAHAVTQLASRTPGKEAVAMESYAKALRMLPTIIADNAGYDSADLVAQLRAAHSEGNTTAGLDMKEGTIGDMAVLGITESFQVKRQVLLSAAEAAEVILRVDNIIKAAPRKRVPDHHLC; encoded by the exons ATGGCGTCCCTTTCCCTTGCACCTGTTAACATCTTCAAGGCTGGGGCTGATGAAGAGAGGGCAGAGACTGCTCGTCTGTCTTCTTTTATTGGTGCCATCGCTGTTGGAGACTTGGTAAAGAGCACATTAGGACCTAAGGGCATGGATAAAATTCTGTTAAGCAGTGGACGAGATGCCTCTCTTATGGTAACCAATGATGGTGCAACTATTCTAAAAAACATCGGTGTAGACAATCCAGCAGCTAAAGTTTTAGTTGATATGTCAAGAGTTCAAGATGATG TTGGTGATGGCACTACCTCTGTTACTGTCTTAGCAGCAGAATTACTAAGGGAAGCAGAATCTTTGATTGCAAAAAAGATTCACCCACAGACCATCATTGAGGGTTGGAGAGAAGCCACAAAGGCAGCAAGACAAGCTCTGTTGAATTCTGCAGTTGATCATGGTTCTGATGAAGTTAAATTCCGCCAAGATTTAATGAACATTGCGGGAACAACATTATCCTCAAAACTTCTTACTCATCACAAAGACCATTTTACTCAGTTAGCTGTAGAAGCTGTTCTCAGACTGAAAGGTTCTGGTAATCTGGAGGCAATTCACGTCATCAAGAAGCTAGGAGGAAGTCTGGCAGATTCCTATTTAGATGAAGGCTTTCTGTTGGATAAAAAAATTGGAGTAAATCAACCAAAGCGAATTGAAAATGCTAAAATTCTCATTGCAAATACTGGTATGGATAcagacaaaataaagatatttggtTCCAGGGTAAGAGTTGATTCTACAGCAAAGGTTGCTGAAATAGAACATGccgaaaaggagaaaatgaaggagaaagttGAACGAATTCTTAAGCATGGGATAAATTGCTTTATTAACAGGCAGTTAATTTATAATTATCCTGAGCAGCTCTTTGGTGCTGCTGGTGTCATGGCGATTGAACATGCAGATTTTGCAGGTGTGGAACGACTAGCTCTTGTCACAGGTGGTGAAATTGCCTCTACCTTTGACCACCCAGAACTAGTGAAGCTTGGAAGTTGCAAGCTTATTGAGGAAGTCATGATTGGAGAGGATAAACTCATCCACTTTTCTGGGGTAGCCCTTGGCGAAGCTTGTACCATTGTTCTTCGTGGTGCCACTCAGCAAATTTTAGATGAGGCAGAAAGATCTTTGCATGATGCTCTTTGTGTTCTTGCCCAAACTGTGAAGGATTCTAGAACAGTTTATGGAGGAGGCTGTTCTGAGATGCTGATGGCTCATGCTGTGACACAGCTTGCCAGTAGAACACCAGGCAAAGAAGCTGTTGCGATGGAGTCTTACGCTAAAGCACTGAGAATGTTGCCAACTATCATAGCTGATAATGCAGGCTATGACAGTGCAGACCTGGTGGCACAGCTCCGAGCTGCCCATAGTGAAGGCAACACGACTGCTGGACTGGATATGAAGGAAGGTACCATTGGAGATATGGCAGTACTGGGTATAACAGAAAGTTTCCAGGTGAAGCGACAAGTTCTTTTGAGTGCAGCTGAAGCAGCAGAGGTGATTCTTCGTGTGGACAACATTATCAAAGCAGCACCAAGGAAACGTGTTCCTGATCATCACCTCTGTTAA